The proteins below come from a single Bacteroidales bacterium genomic window:
- a CDS encoding DUF2141 domain-containing protein, whose translation MKKITLTLVITLFALSSLAQKNIDINITGIDEIKGQIVVLVFDNPDNFPKDQKLAKFFNFPVTSKEMTVCVKDLQVQNYAIFIYHDKDNNGKCNQNFIGMPTEKIGFSNNIRPKLKAPKFNEAKVDTETNEISVELYKM comes from the coding sequence ATGAAAAAAATTACATTAACATTAGTAATAACATTATTCGCCTTATCTTCCTTAGCGCAGAAGAACATTGACATTAATATTACAGGAATTGATGAGATAAAAGGTCAGATTGTTGTTCTTGTTTTTGATAATCCCGATAATTTCCCAAAGGATCAGAAACTTGCCAAATTTTTTAATTTTCCGGTAACAAGTAAAGAAATGACTGTTTGCGTAAAAGATCTTCAAGTACAGAATTATGCTATTTTTATTTATCACGACAAAGACAACAACGGTAAATGTAATCAAAATTTCATAGGTATGCCTACGGAAAAGATTGGATTTTCAAACAACATTCGTCCTAAACTCAAGGCTCCGAAATTCAATGAAGCAAAAGTTGACACAGAAACAAATGAAATTAGTGTCGAATTGTATAAAATGTGA
- a CDS encoding DUF169 domain-containing protein: MNQKQFVEYYRKGFGDKAELPLAFWYSDKAIAEPIEHKGCYIGAMQAARYGEILSSKAENISCPGGRLWSGFVPQRPNLPHFISVIERYKKDEELAAEFLNSFPREEQAGKCINFARIDKIDSFDNLEGIIFFATPDILSGLVSWCMFDTNDANAVSAPFGSGCSSIITQVLQENRNGGKQTFIGMFDPSARLSVEENILTYSIPIERFKEMCGTMTETFLIMETKDWKKVKERINHE; encoded by the coding sequence ATGAACCAAAAACAATTTGTTGAATATTATCGTAAAGGATTCGGCGATAAGGCAGAATTGCCATTAGCATTTTGGTATTCCGATAAAGCAATTGCAGAGCCGATTGAACATAAAGGTTGCTATATAGGCGCAATGCAAGCAGCACGATATGGCGAAATTTTAAGTAGTAAAGCCGAAAACATTTCCTGCCCCGGCGGAAGATTATGGTCTGGTTTCGTTCCGCAACGTCCTAATTTGCCACATTTTATCTCTGTAATTGAACGTTACAAAAAAGATGAAGAGTTAGCTGCAGAATTTCTTAATAGTTTTCCGCGAGAAGAGCAAGCCGGAAAATGTATCAATTTTGCAAGAATTGATAAAATTGATTCTTTCGACAACTTAGAAGGTATTATTTTCTTCGCAACACCCGACATTCTTTCGGGTTTGGTTTCATGGTGTATGTTCGATACAAACGACGCAAATGCCGTGAGTGCTCCTTTCGGTTCCGGATGCAGCTCCATAATTACTCAAGTTCTTCAAGAAAATAGAAATGGCGGAAAACAAACATTTATAGGAATGTTTGACCCATCGGCACGACTGAGTGTTGAGGAAAATATTTTAACTTACTCTATTCCAATTGAACGATTTAAAGAAATGTGCGGAACAATGACGGAAACATTTCTGATTATGGAAACCAAAGATTGGAAAAAAGTTAAAGAACGTATTAATCATGAATGA
- a CDS encoding MarR family transcriptional regulator — protein sequence MNDLDKIVNHRLATVSLLSRRLVFRIIAESGVDITPEQWTLLYYLWKENGQSIGELSKATQKDFANVTRIVEKLIEHGYVKKERDVNDNRSFRIFILPKANEIKNDIKKVQEKMQDISLNGINDDEQIFIMQILDKMEKNILKQLTSDNK from the coding sequence ATGAATGATCTTGATAAAATTGTTAACCATCGTTTAGCAACTGTTTCTCTTCTTTCGCGAAGATTGGTTTTCAGGATAATTGCAGAATCTGGAGTTGATATTACTCCCGAGCAATGGACATTATTGTATTATTTATGGAAAGAAAACGGACAATCAATCGGTGAGCTGTCAAAAGCTACTCAAAAAGATTTTGCCAATGTAACCCGAATTGTTGAAAAACTCATTGAGCATGGCTATGTAAAAAAGGAAAGAGATGTAAATGATAACCGGAGTTTTCGCATTTTTATCCTTCCGAAAGCTAATGAGATAAAAAATGATATAAAGAAAGTACAGGAAAAAATGCAGGATATTTCATTAAATGGAATAAATGATGACGAACAAATATTTATAATGCAGATTCTTGATAAGATGGAGAAAAATATTTTGAAACAATTAACAAGCGATAATAAATAA
- a CDS encoding AraC family transcriptional regulator, which yields MTNIKSNRILIADLENVDNNYGIKNFILPDNNNLISQKILFNDPFMFSGIVLGLCLRGSAKLRINFREYDLKPNTIIAIMPNQVITIIDKSDDFFIEKLFVSVDFIAGLPLPRDFYTMMNFGHLPCMEVPKDAMEDLIEYYALIVKQHNQFEQPYRVEIVKGILYTMLLEMIGLYNMRVGALPSPSSRAEEITTDFFKLLRVNYKQDRTVAFYADKLCITPKYLSSIIKEVTGKTVLFWIHQAIIIEVKMLLKSTDLTVLQISDELNFPNQSFFGKFFKEHVGMTPLEFRRK from the coding sequence ATGACTAATATTAAATCAAATAGGATTTTAATTGCTGATTTAGAAAACGTTGATAATAATTATGGTATAAAAAATTTCATTCTGCCGGATAATAATAATTTGATTTCTCAAAAAATTTTGTTCAACGACCCATTTATGTTTTCCGGAATTGTCTTGGGATTATGTTTAAGAGGAAGTGCGAAACTTAGGATAAATTTTCGGGAATATGATCTGAAACCCAATACTATTATTGCCATTATGCCGAATCAGGTTATTACAATTATAGATAAATCCGACGACTTTTTTATTGAAAAGTTGTTTGTTTCTGTTGATTTTATTGCCGGACTCCCTTTGCCGCGAGATTTTTATACTATGATGAATTTCGGACATTTGCCATGTATGGAAGTGCCGAAGGATGCGATGGAGGATTTGATTGAATATTATGCTTTGATCGTAAAGCAACACAACCAGTTCGAACAACCTTACCGCGTGGAAATTGTTAAAGGAATTCTTTATACAATGCTTTTAGAAATGATCGGACTTTATAATATGAGGGTAGGAGCATTGCCTTCTCCTTCTTCACGTGCGGAAGAAATTACCACTGATTTCTTTAAATTGTTGAGAGTTAATTATAAACAAGATAGAACTGTTGCTTTTTATGCGGATAAACTTTGTATAACTCCAAAATATTTATCATCAATAATAAAAGAAGTTACGGGAAAAACGGTTTTGTTTTGGATACACCAGGCAATTATTATTGAAGTTAAAATGCTCTTGAAATCTACGGATTTAACGGTATTACAGATTTCGGATGAATTAAACTTTCCAAATCAATCTTTCTTCGGAAAGTTTTTTAAAGAACATGTTGGAATGACACCATTGGAGTTTCGAAGGAAATAA
- a CDS encoding histidine kinase, with product MRNINNIISFSNFKIRKEFITYRIAILLSLGLSITLFLFFSLNLYFNELIAPHDDFAQPPHRMTTITMLYNWISTLLLILCLFLLNFRLFKTKISPPKRNLIIVVGSLLIILILRIATTWILTEIDSPLLDSPIFPIKWRGIFRDLFLMVIIIFISQILLLSQKRRYAELNYEAMKAENANSRFEALKNQLDPHFLFNTFNTLDSLIQEDPEGARNYLQQLSAVFRYVMPNKELTTLGDELEFTRNYNDLMQLRYEDCLIFEFDIDENFLHYQIVPLSIQTLVENAIKHNVISADTPFTIKISVGPEPIVTVINQIRPKKTSQSGSGIGLSNLSERFKLKLQKEIIITNVNGVFKVTLPLLTPESNKQNSKL from the coding sequence ATGAGAAATATCAATAACATAATATCATTTAGCAACTTTAAGATTAGAAAAGAATTTATCACATATCGTATTGCAATTCTTCTATCGCTCGGACTAAGCATTACTCTATTTCTGTTTTTTTCTCTGAATCTTTATTTTAATGAATTAATTGCACCGCACGACGATTTTGCGCAACCTCCGCATCGCATGACAACCATAACAATGTTGTATAATTGGATATCAACCTTGTTATTGATACTTTGTTTGTTTCTACTTAATTTTCGTTTATTCAAAACTAAAATATCTCCACCAAAGAGAAATCTAATTATAGTCGTAGGAAGTTTGCTAATTATCCTAATTCTTCGCATAGCAACAACATGGATTTTAACCGAAATAGATTCGCCTTTACTTGACTCCCCTATTTTTCCTATAAAATGGAGAGGGATTTTCAGAGATCTTTTTTTAATGGTGATTATCATTTTTATTTCACAAATTTTACTTCTTTCTCAAAAAAGACGATATGCCGAACTGAATTATGAAGCAATGAAAGCCGAAAATGCTAATTCAAGGTTTGAAGCGCTTAAAAATCAATTGGATCCGCATTTTTTATTTAACACTTTCAATACTTTGGATTCACTGATACAAGAAGATCCCGAAGGTGCCCGAAATTATTTGCAGCAATTATCGGCAGTATTTAGATATGTTATGCCTAACAAGGAACTTACAACCCTCGGAGATGAACTGGAATTTACACGCAATTACAACGATCTTATGCAATTACGATATGAAGATTGTTTGATTTTTGAATTTGACATAGATGAAAATTTCTTGCACTATCAAATCGTTCCGTTAAGCATTCAAACACTTGTAGAAAATGCCATAAAGCATAATGTGATATCTGCAGACACACCTTTTACGATAAAGATTTCTGTAGGACCGGAACCTATTGTAACTGTAATAAATCAAATCAGACCTAAAAAAACATCACAAAGCGGAAGCGGAATAGGATTATCAAATCTTTCCGAGCGTTTTAAACTAAAACTTCAAAAGGAAATAATAATAACAAATGTAAACGGTGTATTTAAAGTAACGCTTCCTCTATTAACACCGGAAAGCAACAAACAAAACAGCAAATTGTAA
- a CDS encoding LytTR family DNA-binding domain-containing protein, protein MKAIIIEDEKRAIDNLKRLLGKLDPEIEVIAEIATIDNSIKWFNNNPMPDIVFLDIHLADGSSFEIFKEIDIESPIIFTTAYDEYALKAFEVNSIDYLLKPINKEKLQRALSKIKMFTHTKDVISLNNSNLIKALTQTLRNEPNYKTSILVIHKDKLIPVHVENIAYIYTEHKIVKVVTLNNTDYVIDQSLEKLSQQLDPGNFFRVNRQYFVSRNAIKDASIWFSGQLSLNLKIQTQERIVVSRSNVKSFKIWLTT, encoded by the coding sequence ATGAAAGCTATAATAATTGAAGATGAAAAAAGAGCAATCGACAATCTGAAACGACTGCTCGGAAAGCTCGATCCTGAAATAGAGGTTATTGCGGAAATAGCTACAATAGACAATAGTATAAAATGGTTTAATAATAACCCAATGCCGGATATTGTATTTCTTGATATACATTTAGCCGATGGTTCATCTTTTGAGATTTTCAAAGAAATTGATATTGAATCTCCTATTATATTTACAACCGCTTATGACGAATATGCGTTAAAAGCTTTTGAGGTAAACAGTATTGATTACCTTTTAAAACCGATAAATAAGGAAAAACTTCAAAGGGCCTTATCTAAAATAAAAATGTTTACTCACACCAAAGATGTTATTTCATTAAACAATTCTAATTTGATAAAAGCTTTGACACAGACTCTTCGTAATGAACCTAATTACAAAACTTCTATTCTTGTAATTCATAAAGATAAATTGATTCCTGTTCATGTTGAAAACATCGCATATATCTATACGGAACATAAAATTGTAAAAGTTGTAACTCTTAATAATACCGATTATGTTATTGATCAATCTTTGGAAAAACTTTCTCAACAATTAGATCCCGGCAATTTCTTCCGAGTAAACAGACAGTATTTTGTTTCGCGCAATGCGATAAAAGACGCATCTATATGGTTTTCCGGACAATTATCATTAAACCTGAAAATTCAAACGCAAGAAAGAATAGTAGTAAGTCGCTCCAATGTGAAAAGTTTTAAAATATGGCTGACAACCTAA
- a CDS encoding helix-turn-helix domain-containing protein, translating to METSSQLKELTDFIDDIQFDRVINYENKIILIDLNHLPAEEEDHLAIPIRLNAFTIFLVTAGELHITIDYKPYTIKKNMMFTLIEKHIINNVFSSEDFRGFHIVVEHDFFKNSTDDEKPPLDVLNAGKPNPIIGLQDMDFSRIVENVEKLKKDILREEYFYRAKIIKNDFANLMFEIWNLLIQKFETEVYKPQNAYELIVVHFFDLLFKHSTQEHEVAFYAKKLNITPIYLSRVVKQVIGKTSIKVISDVILMDAKILLRNKKITIQQIADKLNFSDQASFSKFFKKNTGKSPIEYRKCL from the coding sequence ATGGAAACAAGTTCACAGTTAAAAGAATTAACTGATTTTATTGATGATATACAATTCGATAGAGTAATCAATTACGAGAATAAAATTATTCTTATAGATCTCAATCATTTACCGGCTGAGGAAGAGGATCATTTAGCTATACCGATACGATTGAACGCGTTTACTATTTTCTTGGTTACTGCAGGAGAACTTCATATTACAATTGATTATAAGCCATATACGATAAAGAAAAATATGATGTTTACACTGATTGAAAAACACATCATTAATAATGTTTTTTCATCGGAAGATTTTCGGGGATTTCATATTGTTGTGGAACATGATTTTTTCAAAAATTCTACGGATGATGAAAAGCCGCCTTTGGATGTGCTAAATGCGGGAAAACCTAATCCGATTATTGGACTACAAGATATGGATTTTAGCAGAATCGTTGAGAATGTAGAAAAATTGAAGAAGGATATTTTACGGGAAGAATATTTTTATCGGGCAAAAATTATAAAAAATGATTTTGCTAATTTGATGTTTGAAATATGGAATTTATTGATACAAAAGTTTGAAACAGAAGTTTATAAACCGCAGAATGCTTACGAGTTAATAGTTGTTCATTTCTTCGATTTACTTTTTAAACACAGTACACAGGAGCATGAAGTTGCTTTTTATGCAAAAAAATTAAATATTACTCCCATTTATCTGTCAAGAGTTGTCAAACAAGTTATTGGAAAGACATCTATAAAAGTGATTAGCGATGTTATTTTGATGGATGCAAAAATATTACTTCGGAACAAAAAGATTACTATCCAACAAATTGCAGATAAACTAAACTTTTCCGACCAGGCATCGTTTAGTAAGTTTTTTAAGAAAAATACTGGGAAATCACCTATAGAATATCGGAAATGTCTGTGA
- a CDS encoding efflux RND transporter periplasmic adaptor subunit has protein sequence MRKKIIIHSVWIILLGACLTSCGSKATMQPAQAEYKLMEISLSDKKLTTSYSASIKGRQDIEIRPQVSGLITDILVTEGEIVSKGQTLFIIDQVAYKASLETARANVEAAKATVETEQLTVSSKEELYAQDVISLHDLQTSRNSLKTAEAQLAQAKAQEISANNDLSYTVIKSPADGIVGTLPYRVGALVNSSITTPLTTVSDNSEMHVYFSMTENNVLSLTRQYGSLAKAVASMPEVELKLSDGSIYETKGRIETISGVIDKTTGAISVKSSFPNENGILLSGGAGSVIYPYEMKDVIVIPQAATYELQDKIFVYKVIDSIAESTEIKTFQINDGTTYIVESGLSVGDIIVAEGAGLLRNGATVSQIKN, from the coding sequence ATGAGAAAAAAAATAATCATTCATTCGGTATGGATAATATTATTAGGAGCATGTTTAACTTCGTGCGGCAGTAAAGCTACAATGCAACCGGCACAGGCAGAATACAAATTAATGGAAATCAGTTTAAGCGATAAAAAGCTGACAACAAGTTACTCCGCATCCATCAAAGGCAGGCAAGACATAGAAATCCGTCCGCAGGTTTCCGGTCTTATTACGGATATATTGGTAACGGAAGGTGAGATTGTTAGTAAAGGACAGACATTGTTTATTATCGACCAAGTAGCATACAAAGCATCTTTGGAAACGGCAAGAGCCAATGTAGAAGCAGCCAAGGCTACTGTAGAAACCGAACAACTGACTGTTTCCAGTAAAGAAGAATTATACGCACAGGATGTGATTTCTCTTCACGATTTGCAGACTTCCCGAAATTCTCTCAAGACAGCCGAAGCACAACTCGCACAGGCGAAAGCACAGGAAATAAGTGCAAATAACGATCTGTCTTATACCGTAATAAAAAGTCCGGCGGACGGTATTGTCGGCACATTACCTTACCGCGTGGGAGCCTTAGTAAATTCTTCTATTACAACTCCGCTCACAACAGTTTCCGACAATTCTGAAATGCACGTCTATTTCTCCATGACGGAAAATAATGTTCTTTCGCTTACGCGTCAATACGGTTCGTTGGCAAAAGCGGTTGCATCTATGCCGGAAGTAGAACTCAAACTCAGCGACGGAAGCATATATGAAACTAAAGGTCGTATAGAAACCATCAGCGGCGTTATCGACAAAACAACCGGAGCAATCAGCGTAAAGTCGTCTTTCCCCAATGAAAACGGTATTTTGTTGAGTGGCGGCGCCGGCAGTGTGATTTATCCTTACGAAATGAAAGATGTTATCGTAATCCCACAAGCTGCCACCTACGAATTGCAGGATAAAATATTTGTTTATAAAGTTATTGACAGCATTGCCGAATCAACAGAAATCAAGACTTTCCAGATAAACGACGGAACAACTTACATTGTGGAATCCGGTCTTTCAGTAGGAGATATTATTGTTGCCGAAGGAGCGGGACTTCTGCGAAACGGCGCTACCGTTTCGCAAATTAAGAATTAA